Proteins encoded within one genomic window of Pieris brassicae chromosome 12, ilPieBrab1.1, whole genome shotgun sequence:
- the LOC123717048 gene encoding leucine-rich PPR motif-containing protein, mitochondrial: MSSLLRSTKFVRYFAGAARTLILNSAKTAEANTLLNPKSLCAANSILLRDYATKKTENLEPLLQRLDLEVRRNGRISKRDIDEVFDEIRAKHDITSSQSLLVIRCCGELVPEELPEQRTLLVQKIWNVLNERGIPMDVSHYNALLRVYLENEHAFSPAQFLEEMERKGLQPNRVTYQRLMWRYCQEGDVEGATKVLEKMRELNMPVSEPVLNALVMGHAFHGDTEGAKAVLETMAGAGLTPSNRTYTLLACGYAKEGDIENINKIIAMAEDNDAALSDKDILDIVEYLAVGGHENKVEQLYTHIRKSVGYNQDVCNLILRLLNQGCDATAKSIMKTMSASTNIDDSGIFFKGSFYVKHLIKLNRPADSIIKSCKELQEEALVPKALQIATEVSLQQGQTELAHKLFKELKKDGFEIRQHYYWPLLIQKGKEGDEEGLLQIVRTMTTEDLSPTGEALRDYIIPYLLKTDSPQNVIIKLQLANVPVFHSARNVIVELLRKDNIRDAAEIALRYRPRGGFSIIGPMLINALSNTKDIDSFAKIVHVISSHQPHTEEDTPDDGPERSTVNEVGRVVKQAIKALNKGGLSENLLQAVLDRGLRIDVASAEDIEQILGNNMTTDISKLLSSLTSSDLEYTPLEASKLSNNKTKLNSQQLENLIKKVQDQDGNMARLQKQLLITYMEENNIQKLDSYLKQLKSSNFELTMTTLTQLYEVFLENDMIEKANEIHTQILEKNPDFVINRFKKVMMAEALIRANKFDEAIQYLKDNKPTDDITANFALNAKCWQVLNAVCEEKDVAKIKTLTETLINNNYIEPSNVLLGPLIKVHIMRDDLDSALNEFEYCCKQYRSTPWKGELTKALILKEDANKLQWLADLSTQIHGEINILHDLVLAFVECGRLRQARRILETPGLMARRRKVDEACRRYEEEGKSEYLEGLLEATKDLSILDRSNIFYHLLVTYCKANETDKAVGLWTTLQEEGEIPTDEFLIHLGNHLKSQNKEVPFVIPQHKPVNVQKKNEEAVIKTLAAQKEPIHTKRGISEQIEKLINDGLLSQAMDFTIKSVEDGIVPKENVIKYLLKSLAAEGSVEKIQMLGKYINEDMRKKVTYSDKMTAAIFNRGGGDQHVSDLLLTVEATQSPDELKSILTKFPRSNALAAAVSNEDLSKKCLKIAEISASKGITLPLNLLWLEYLIAGKKDEADAIWNNYLIKSETIVFRRLLQESHLQSKPKLIEELISYLKTNPSVLPSTLGNAYSRLINLHIVQNNLDEAKAVTDEAFKSGLKDTDINKSTLQRLKAAFEEAGKPYQ; encoded by the exons ATGTCGTCTCTTCTACGATCTACCAAGTTTGTGCGATACTTTGCTGGTGCGGCTAGAACACTTATATTAAACTCTGCAAAAACAGCTGAAGCTAATACTTTACTGAATCCTAAATCACTATGTGCTGCCAACAg CATTTTACTAAGAGACTAtgcaacaaaaaaaacagaaaacttGGAGCCATTGCTACAAAGATTGGATTTGGAAGTAAGAAGAAATGGAAGAATATCTAAAAGGGACATAGATGAAGTATTTGATGAAATCAGAGCAAAACATGACATTACAAGCTCACAATCTTTACTTGTTATTAGATGTTGtg GTGAGCTTGTACCAGAAGAGTTACCAGAACAGAGAACTCTATTAGTTCAGAAAATATGGAATGTCCTAAATGAGAGAGGCATACCCATGGATGTCTCCCATTACAATGCTCTCCTGCGTGTTTATTTGGAAAATGAGCATGCATTTTCTCCGGCCCAATTCCTTGAGGAAATGGAAAGGAAAGGCTTGCAACCCAAtag agTCACTTACCAACGTCTTATGTGGAGGTATTGTCAAGAAGGAGATGTAGAGGGTGCAACCAAGGTTCTAGAAAAAATGCGGGAGCTAAACATGCCTGTGTCTGAACCTGTTTTAAATGCCTTAGTTATGGGTCATGCATTCCATGGTGACACAGAAGGGGCCAAAGCTGTCTTAGAAACAATGGCAGGTGCAGGCCTTACTCCATCTAACCGTACCTACACTTTATTAGCCTGTGGCTATGCAAAAGAAGgtgatattgaaaatataaataagattattgcTATGGCGGAAGACAACGATGCGGCTTTGTCAGATAAG GATATTTTAGATATTGTAGAATATTTAGCAGTTGGTGGTCACGAGAATAAAGTTGAACAGTTATATACACACATTCGTAAAAGTGTGGGTTACAATCAAGATGTATGCAATCTTATCTTAAGACTCCTAAATCAAGGCTGTGATGCAACTGCTAAAAGTATAATGAAAACCATGTCAGCATCCACTAATATAGACGACTCCGGCATTTTCTTCAAAGGCTCTTTTTACGTGAAGCATTTAATCAAACTAAACAGACCAGCAGACTCTATCATTAAATCTTGTAAAGAATTACAAGAAGAAGCCTTAGTGCCTAAGGCATTACAAATTGCTACAGAAGTTTCTTTACAGCAAGGTCAAACTGAACTGGCACATAAACTGTTTAAAGAATTGAAAAAGGACGGCTTTGAAATTCGCCAACATTACTATTGGCCTCTGTTAATTCAAAAAGGAAAGGAAGGCGATGAAGAGGGTCTTCTACAAATTGTTCGGACCATGACTACCGAAGACCTGTCTCCTACTGGTGAAGCTCTCAGAGACTATATAATACCTTACTTGCTGAAGACGGATTCGCCACAAAacgttataattaaacttcaaTTAGCAAATGTACCTGTTTTCCACAGTGCAAGAAATGTAATTGTGGAACTTTTACGAAAAGACAATATACGAGATGCAGCAGAAATCGCGTTACGATACCGTCCTAGAGGTGGATTTTCTATTATCGGCCCAATGTTAATTAACGCTTTGTCTAACACTAAAGATATTGATTCCTTTGCCAAAATTGTTCATGTTATAAGTAGCCATCAACCACATACAGAAGAAGATACGCCTGATGATGGTCCAGAACGAAGCACGGTTAACGAAGTAGGGCGTGTTGTTAAACAAGCCATTAAAGCTTTGAACAAAGGTGGATTATCAGAGAATCTCCTGCAAGCCGTGTTAGACAGAGGATTGCGTATAGATGTAGCTTCGGCCGAAGACATAGAGCAAATACTTGGCAATAACATGACAACAGACATTTCAAAGTTACTATCAAGTTTAACGTCCTCAGATCTAGAATACACGCCGCTAGAAGCCTCCAAACTgtcaaacaataaaacaaaattaaattcccAACAACTGGagaatctaattaaaaaagtacaggACCAGGATGGAAACATGGCTAGATTGCAAAAACAGCTACTCATTACTTATATGGAGGAGAACAATATTCAGAAATTGGATAGTTACCTGAAACAATTAAAGTCGTCCAACTTCGAACTAACAATGACCACACTCACGCAATTGTATGAGGTGTTTTTGGAGAATGATATGATCGAGAAAGCGAATGAAATACACACCCAAATATTAGAAAAGAATCCAGACTTTGTTATTAACAGATTCAAGAAGGTTATGATGGCTGAAGCTTTGATCAGAGCTAATAAATTTGATGAAGCGATACAGTATCTTAAGGATAATAAGCCCACTGATGATATAACAGCGAACTTTGCATTGAATGCCAAGTGTTGGCAAGTTCTGAATGCAGTATGCGAAGAGAAGGATGTGGCCAAg ATCAAAACATTAACAGAGACTCTAATCAATAACAATTACATTGAACCGTCAAATGTGCTATTGGGACCATTAATCAAGGTACACATTATGAGGGATGATTTAGATTCAGCTTTGAATGAATTTGAGTATTGCTGCAAACAGTATAGGAGTACACCGTGGAAGGGAGAGTTGACCAAAGCGTTGATTTTAAAGGAGGATGCTAATAAACTACAATGGCTCGCTGATCTTAGTACAcag ATTCACGGCGAGATCAACATCCTCCATGACCTGGTGCTGGCGTTCGTAGAATGTGGCCGACTGCGCCAGGCCAGAAGAATTCTGGAGACACCGGGGTTAATGGCTAGACGACGAAAGGTCGATGAAGCTTGCAGAAGATATGAGGAG GAAGGAAAGTCTGAATACCTCGAAGGACTCCTAGAAGCGACTAAAGACTTGTCCATTTTGGATAGATCTAACATTTTCTACCACTTATTAGTAACATACTGCAAGGCAAACGAAACCGACAAAGCCGTAGGACTCTGGACCACATTACAAGAAGAAGGCGAAATTCCCACCGACGAATTCCTAATTCACCTCGGAAACCATTTGAAATCGCAAAACAAAGAGGTCCCATTCGTAATCCCACAACATAAACCCGTAAACGTACAGAAGAAAAATGAGGAAGCGGTAATCAAGACATTGGCAGCCCAAAAGGAACCGATACACACCAAACGTGGAATTTCTGAACAGATAGAAAAACTCATAAACGACGGCCTCCTATCCCAAGCTATGGACTTCACGATCAAATCGGTGGAGGACGGCATCGTGCCCAAAGAGAATGTCATAAAGTATTTGCTAAAGAGCCTTGCCGCCGAAGGGAGTGTTGAGAAAATTCAGATGTTGGGGAAGTATATCAATGAGGACATGAGGAAGAAAGTGACTTATAGTGATAAAATGACGGCCGCGATATTCAATAGAGGTGGTGGTGATCAGCACGTGAGCGATTTGTTGTTGACCGTTGAAGCGACCCAATCACCGGATgaattgaaatcaattttgacGAAGTTCCCAAGGAGCAATGCTTTGGCCGCCGCTGTGTCTAATGAAGATTTGAGTAAAAAAT GTTTGAAAATAGCAGAAATATCGGCTTCCAAAGGTATAACACTCCCCTTAAACCTTCTATGGTTGGAATACCTAATCGCCGGCAAGAAGGATGAGGCCGACGCTATatggaataattatttaattaaatcggAAACAATCGTTTTCCGACGACTTCTCCAAGAGAGTCACCTACAAAGTAAACCTAAACTTATCGAAGAATTAATAAGCTACCTTAAAACTAATCCTTCAGTCCTTCCTTCAACACTCGGTAACGCATATTCCCGATTAATTAATCTACATatagtacaaaataatttagatgAAGCGAAAGCCGTCACCGACGAAGCGTTCAAGAGTGGTTTGAAGGATACCGATATAAATAAGTCGACTCTGCAAAGATTAAAGGCTGCATTTGAAGAGGCCGGTAAGCCTTATCAGTAG